One Pseudonocardia sediminis DNA window includes the following coding sequences:
- a CDS encoding SDR family oxidoreductase, protein MTDIPGAVALVTGGQRGLGGAFTRALLDRGAAKVYATAREPRPSDDRRIEAVGLDVTDQASVDALARRAGDVTLVFNNAGVLHPSPLLSGDISEIAATFETNVFGALRIARAFAPALATNGGGALVDIHSLLSWGSGAGAYGASKAALWSITNSLRGELAGQGTHVVGVHLGFADTEMVAAVPTDKIAPSEVARIVLDGIERGDTEILVDDATRAVKAALSGPVEGLAVPIGR, encoded by the coding sequence ATGACCGACATTCCCGGAGCGGTGGCGCTGGTGACCGGCGGGCAGCGCGGACTGGGTGGAGCCTTCACCCGAGCGCTGCTCGACCGCGGTGCGGCGAAGGTGTACGCCACCGCGCGCGAGCCCCGGCCGTCCGACGATCGGCGGATCGAGGCGGTGGGGCTCGACGTCACCGACCAGGCGTCGGTCGACGCGCTGGCTCGCCGGGCCGGCGACGTGACGCTGGTGTTCAACAACGCCGGGGTGCTCCATCCGAGTCCGCTGCTCAGCGGTGACATATCCGAGATCGCCGCGACGTTCGAGACCAACGTCTTCGGGGCGCTGCGGATCGCGCGGGCCTTCGCCCCCGCCCTCGCGACGAACGGTGGCGGCGCGCTGGTCGACATCCACTCCCTGCTGTCCTGGGGGTCCGGTGCCGGGGCCTACGGGGCGTCGAAGGCCGCGCTGTGGTCGATCACCAACTCGCTGCGGGGTGAGCTCGCCGGTCAGGGGACCCACGTGGTCGGGGTGCATCTCGGTTTCGCCGACACCGAGATGGTCGCGGCGGTCCCCACGGACAAGATCGCACCGTCGGAGGTGGCACGCATCGTGCTCGACGGCATCGAGCGCGGCGACACCGAGATCCTCGTCGACGACGCCACCCGTGCGGTGAAGGCGGCGTTGTCGGGGCCGGTCGAGGGACTGGCCGTCCCGATCGGCCGCTGA
- a CDS encoding tautomerase family protein, with amino-acid sequence MPLWSVHHPPKAYSAQDKRDFATAVTGYYTRVGLPKFYVVVNFQEVDAESLFVGGEPATDTVRIVIEHIARHSKDPESRKRIGESIQKVIAPFTVDRGLHTEFHVDETPQDLWMIDGLWPPPGGSDAEKLWVEQNRPIPYQLDQEPNPVSGH; translated from the coding sequence ATGCCGCTCTGGTCGGTCCACCACCCGCCGAAGGCGTACTCCGCGCAGGACAAGCGTGACTTCGCCACGGCCGTCACCGGCTACTACACCCGCGTCGGGCTGCCGAAGTTCTACGTCGTCGTGAACTTCCAGGAGGTCGACGCGGAGTCGCTGTTCGTCGGAGGCGAGCCGGCCACCGACACCGTCCGGATCGTCATCGAGCACATCGCCCGTCACAGCAAGGACCCCGAGAGCCGGAAGCGGATCGGGGAGAGCATCCAGAAGGTGATCGCGCCCTTCACCGTCGACCGCGGCCTCCACACCGAGTTCCACGTCGACGAGACACCCCAGGACCTCTGGATGATCGACGGGCTGTGGCCGCCGCCGGGCGGCAGCGACGCCGAGAAGCTGTGGGTCGAGCAGAACCGCCCGATTCCGTACCAGCTCGACCAGGAGCCGAACCCGGTCTCCGGGCACTGA